In one window of Sardina pilchardus chromosome 23, fSarPil1.1, whole genome shotgun sequence DNA:
- the LOC134071679 gene encoding uncharacterized protein LOC134071679: MVRPGVLTRLLLLSLLSSGTTGVEKMDTNRLKQIIMEIENRYQPRNGAKVLQHAIAVRFPSDQCTAKTDLSFEDLPEGGDVRPRLKEKGGIFGHSHLVAARPVGKGRPAKHSEFILLMKKDQGKTPMEKLTSGHLDDCMIFYTYNSPCMKQCQMDGHPRNILTAVEELWGTVTGPKAFVYNTVYQDTGSSDLLPLAGKVSLYRCFNGECFDCGNTVETIENNKCVT; the protein is encoded by the exons ATG GTGCGTCCAGGTGTGCTGACCAGgctgctcctgctctctctcctttcctctgggACTACAGGTGTGGAGAAAATGGATACCAATAGACTAAAACAAATCATCATGGAAATTGAGAATAG GTACCAACCACGAAATGGTGCTAAGGTCCTTCAGCATGCTATTGCCGTCCGATTTCCCAGTGATCAATGTACGGCTAAAACTGATCTGAGCTTCGAAGACTTGCCTGAAGGTGGCGATGTGCGTCCAAGACTAAAAGAAAAAGGGGGAATTTTTGGACATTCACATCTGGTTGCTGCTCGGCCTGTTGGTAAAGGCCGTCCGGCCAAGCATTCAGAGTTCATTTTGCTAATGAAAAAAGATCAGGGGAAAACTCCCATGGAAAAACTGACCTCGGGCCACCTTGATGACTGTATGATATTCTACACCTACAACTCCCCCTGCATGAAGCAATGCCAAATGGATGGACATCCAAGAAATATCTTGACAGCTGTTGAAGAGCTTTGGGGTACTGTCACTGGCCCTAAGGCCTTTGTGTACAATACAGTCTATCAGGATACAGGTAGTTCAGACCTGCTGCCCCTGGCGGGAAAGGTGTCCTTGTACCGCTGCTTTAATGGTGAATGTTTTGATTGCGGAAACACAGTCGAAACCATTGAAAACAATAAATGTGTAACATAG